The genomic region TGTGAGCTGGGGTGTGATCATTCTGTATGCGGGTGCCATCAGCCTCGGTGCGGTGTTCAAATCAAGTGGTGCGGCGAAGTGGCTTGCGGACAGTCTGATCGCTATTATGAGCAACTTTGGTATCAGTTCCGAGTTGCCTTTAATCATGTTTGTCATTTTGATAGGCGCACTTCTGACAAATCTGATGAGCGCCGGTGCTACAGTGGCAGTGATTGGACCAGTTGTGCTCGAAATGGCGCAAGCATCCGGTACAAATGTCATTTTGGTTGGTGTAGGATTGGCAATTTCCACTTCCCTGGCATATTGGCTCGTCATTGGAACGCCAGCTAGTTCCATTGTTTATGCCAGCGGCCAGATTGAAGCAAAGGACTTTATTCGAATGGCCACTTACGCCTGGCCGATAGCTATCATTGTGATGTTCGCTATGGTGATTTTCTGGTGGAACGGTGTTTTACCTTATGATTATGGCATCGATATGGCGCGTGTGCCTGTGGCAGGAGGATAATACATGAATCAGATCATTATCCTGGTGGTCGTAATAGCTATCGTGATTGTTGTTATGTTAGCTAGCAGGAAAGAGCAGGTATCGGAAGTGCAGTCGGAAAAGGAGTCCAGAAGTGCTAAACAGGATGCATGGGCCAAGGAATCGGTTGTTACTTACGGAGAGGTACAAAAGATGCGGGAAGAACTGATCAAAGCGGTAGAAGAAAAGTTGAGGGACGAACCGGAACATGTGAAAAAGTTGAAGAAGATTGTCGATGATTGGGCCAATTTGAAGGTTGAGAGCTTTAAGGAGCGGCGATCCTGGGTGAGAAGCCCTGAAAAGGACAGTTAGTCGCCTGTTTTCTGAGAGCTTTTTATCCGGATTTAATTACTATATAAGAAAAATTTCTTAGCTGCTTTGCGAAATTGATCTGACTCTGTATTTATTACATCTATCAGCTGATTCACAGCTGCGGTATTTTCGAGTAATTTAATGAGTCTGTTCGAACCGAACAGCCGGTTTATTCCCGCTTCTTTGATTATAAGTTTTTCAGGATACAAAACCGAAATAGTCAGCAAAAGTTCAACACCGGCAACAACTGGAGAAAACAGATTCCGGTCGGTGACAGTGATTTCTATACCGTCGCATTTTTGGTCCCGATATTTCGGTTTGAGGACGGTGCCCTGTATTGACCGAGGGGTGAAAATTTTTGAGCGGAAGTTTACCCCGGACAACCCTTTGTTGTTCATTGCATGGGACAATTCATTGCCATCTATCCACGGCGCTCCGATCCATCGGAATGGGTGATCAGTACCACGTCCTTCGGAAACATTGGTTGCCTCCAGGATTACTGTAGCTGGGTACACAGTAGCTGTTCCCAAATCCGGGATGTTGGGGGACGGAGCTACCCACGGTAGTCCCGTTTCATCATACCACATGGCTCTAGACCATCCGATCAAAGGAATCACCTCTACTTCCGGTATCGGTTCGATCCACGATTGGTCAACTATCATGAGGGCGAGTTCTCCTGGTGTGAGACCGTAAACGGAAGGAATGGGGTATAGGCCCACAAATGAGCTATAATCCAGATCTAATAGAGGCCCCGCAACCAGATTACCGGTGAGTGTGTTAGGGCGATCAAGGATGAGAACAGGAATGTCTGATTCTGCCGCTGCTTCCATGACCAGCCCCATGGTGGAGATGTAAGTATAAAATCGGGCACCAACATCCTGAATGTCATAAATCAAAAGATCCATATCTTTGAGCATTTCACTGGTAGGTTTTCGGGTGGCGCCATAAAGGCTGTACAGAGGTGGCAAATCTATTTCAGATTTGCTATAGTTCACTTTTTCACCGGCGGCGGCTTCGCCAAAGAGACCATGCTCTGGTGAAAAAACAGCTACTACCTCAACATCCGGTAAGTTGCCCAGAAGTTCCCATATGGGTGTGCCTTCGTGATCGACACCTGTGTGATTTGTCACAATGCCAATGCGCTTTCCTGCGATTTTGTGCTGATAATTGATGATGAGATTCTGTAGGCCTGTTTGGACCTTTACAAAAGGTGCACACCTTTCTGTGAAAAATAGAATTAAGATACCACCAAAGATGGTGGCAATAGATCTCAGTTCAATCCAGC from Candidatus Neomarinimicrobiota bacterium harbors:
- a CDS encoding DUF1343 domain-containing protein, translated to MRWIELRSIATIFGGILILFFTERCAPFVKVQTGLQNLIINYQHKIAGKRIGIVTNHTGVDHEGTPIWELLGNLPDVEVVAVFSPEHGLFGEAAAGEKVNYSKSEIDLPPLYSLYGATRKPTSEMLKDMDLLIYDIQDVGARFYTYISTMGLVMEAAAESDIPVLILDRPNTLTGNLVAGPLLDLDYSSFVGLYPIPSVYGLTPGELALMIVDQSWIEPIPEVEVIPLIGWSRAMWYDETGLPWVAPSPNIPDLGTATVYPATVILEATNVSEGRGTDHPFRWIGAPWIDGNELSHAMNNKGLSGVNFRSKIFTPRSIQGTVLKPKYRDQKCDGIEITVTDRNLFSPVVAGVELLLTISVLYPEKLIIKEAGINRLFGSNRLIKLLENTAAVNQLIDVINTESDQFRKAAKKFFLYSN